One stretch of Flavobacterium sp. 9 DNA includes these proteins:
- a CDS encoding RNA polymerase sigma factor: protein MNRDAQRQVYEHMAPKLYRVCKRYLKKEEEIEEAMADAFYTIFTKLEQLKEVLAFEAWARKITVNHCLATIKKNTNFNMYLDDVKMLAQPFTEEVNALEEEDLLNLLNHIPDGCKTVFNLFVIEGFGHKEIAAMLNISEGTSKSQLNAAKTKLKDLVNKLYYQKAK, encoded by the coding sequence ATGAACCGAGATGCTCAGCGTCAGGTTTATGAGCATATGGCTCCAAAATTGTATCGCGTTTGCAAACGATACCTCAAAAAGGAAGAAGAAATAGAAGAAGCTATGGCTGACGCTTTCTACACCATATTCACAAAACTGGAACAACTGAAAGAAGTTCTGGCTTTTGAAGCTTGGGCACGAAAAATAACTGTCAATCATTGTTTGGCAACAATCAAGAAAAACACAAATTTCAACATGTATCTTGATGATGTCAAAATGCTTGCACAACCTTTTACAGAAGAAGTTAACGCTTTGGAAGAAGAAGATTTACTGAATTTACTAAACCATATTCCGGACGGCTGTAAAACTGTTTTTAACCTTTTTGTTATAGAAGGTTTTGGACATAAAGAAATAGCTGCAATGCTAAACATTTCCGAAGGCACATCGAAATCACAATTGAATGCTGCAAAAACCAAGCTAAAGGATTTAGTAAATAAATTGTATTATCAAAAAGCAAAGTAG